Within the Stenotrophomonas maltophilia genome, the region CGCCCGCGTCGATGTCGCGCCGTACAAGCGCGATCCAGGCGATTTCGTGCTGTGGAAGCCGTCCACCGACGACCTGCCGGGCTGGGCGTCGCCGTGGGGCCGTGGCCGCCCCGGCTGGCACATCGAATGCTCGGCGATGGCTGCCGCCCATCTGGGCGAGACCATCGACATCCATGCCGGTGGTGTCGACCTGCAGTTCCCGCATCACGAGAACGAAATCGCGCAGAGCGAATGCGCCCATGGCGGAAAGATCTTCGCCCGCTTCTGGCTGCACAACGGCATGCTCAATTTCGGCGGTGCCAAGATGAGCAAGTCGCTGGGCAACATCGAACGCGTGCACGACCTGGTGCGCCAGCACCCGCCGGAAGCGCTGCGCCTGGCCCTGCTGTCGGCCCACTACCGGCAGCCGCTGGACTGGTCCGACGCGCTGATCGAACAGTCGGTGCGCACGCTGGACCGCCTCTACGGCACCCTGCGCGAGCTCGCCGCGGTTCCGGCCGTGGCGGTGATCCCGGCCACGATCGAGGCAACCCTGGATGACGACCTCAACACGCCGCAGGCACTGGCCGAACTGGCGCGCATCGCCGCCGAAGCACGCCGCGCCATCGAGCCGGCCGAACAGGCGCGCCTGAAAGGCGAGCTGCTCGGTGCGGGTCTGGCGCTGGGCCTGCTGCAGGCCGACCCGGCGCAGTGGTTCGGCACCGTTGCCCACGATGATGGCGAGGATGCGCGCATCCAGGGCCTCATCGATGAACGCGCCGCCGCCAAGAAGGCGCGTGACTTCGCCCGCTCCGACGCCATCCGCGACCAGCTGGCCGCCGAAGGCATCGT harbors:
- the cysS gene encoding cysteine--tRNA ligase — protein: MTLRLHNNLTRQLEPFIPLDPACPTLYVCGPTVYNYVHIGNARGPVVFGVLADLLRRRFGALRYARNITDVDDKINTAAREQGVPISTITDRFAAAYREDMAALGVVPPDIEPEVTAHMPQIITMIEQLIANGHAYAAEGHVLFAVASFDGYGKLSRRDPEEMLAGARVDVAPYKRDPGDFVLWKPSTDDLPGWASPWGRGRPGWHIECSAMAAAHLGETIDIHAGGVDLQFPHHENEIAQSECAHGGKIFARFWLHNGMLNFGGAKMSKSLGNIERVHDLVRQHPPEALRLALLSAHYRQPLDWSDALIEQSVRTLDRLYGTLRELAAVPAVAVIPATIEATLDDDLNTPQALAELARIAAEARRAIEPAEQARLKGELLGAGLALGLLQADPAQWFGTVAHDDGEDARIQGLIDERAAAKKARDFARSDAIRDQLAAEGIVLEDTPQGVRWSRKRG